Within Malus domestica chromosome 04, GDT2T_hap1, the genomic segment GCTTTCGTGCATTCCTTGATTGCGTCCTCATACTTTTCCTGTTACATATTTCGAAATTCGGAATCACAGATTGTCTAATATGTGAGAATCAAAGGGGAATCAGAGTCCACAAGAGTTTCCAAAGATGTGAACCGCATAACGTACCAATTTCAAGAAGCATACTGCGCTGTTTAAATGACAAATGGAACGTAATTCGACAGACGATGGCATGTCAGGTGCAAGGTGTAAAGCAAGCTCGTACTGGGATAATGCCTCTTGGTATTGCCCACTGCCAAACAGTCTATTGCCTTCAATTTTCACATCACTTGCTTCTTCAAACGCTTTCTGTTTCCAATGAAATACGAACAAatcgaaaaaaatatatttcaacACAAAATCAGTTCTCCGATCAGATATGAACACAATGGGTTTTCAGATTTCAGAACAAAATTGAACTCCTCAAGCATCAATTAAGTAATTGATTCGTACAACCCCATATATAACCAATGAAATTAACCAGAACAAGAAATGAAGAGTCGCTTCGATTGGGAGATACCTGATTCGATTCAACGTCGTCGTTCTGGGAGGGAGTTTGTTGTGGCTCGTCTTGGAGATGGAGTTGTTGAGGGATTTCGTCGTCGTTGAGTTCGCCGTCGCTGGCGGTTTCGAAGCCATCGGAGGCATCTCTGTTGGTGGCggtggaagaggaggaggaggagggcttTGGGGGATTCATATCGCTACGGCAtccattctcttcttcttcttcctttatcAGCATCTCTGTTGGTTGAGAAGGTTTTAGGGATTTCGACCGCGTCGCCGTCGATTGCGTTTTCTTCTGGAAATGGAAATTTGATATACGAATACGTATAGATGA encodes:
- the LOC103443475 gene encoding uncharacterized protein — its product is MLIKEEEEENGCRSDMNPPKPSSSSSSTATNRDASDGFETASDGELNDDEIPQQLHLQDEPQQTPSQNDDVESNQKAFEEASDVKIEGNRLFGSGQYQEALSQYELALHLAPDMPSSVELRSICHLNSAVCFLKLEKYEDAIKECTKALELNPSYMKALLRRAEAHEKLEHFEEAIVDMKSVLELDPSNDQAKKAIRRLGPLAEEKKEKMKEEMIGKLKEMGNSLLGRFGMSVDNFKAVKDPNTGSYSLSFQR